One Flavobacterium cerinum genomic window, GGAAAATACCGTGGTGAAAAGATGGATTCCGTTGTATTATCAATATTTCGGATTGCCAATAGGTACAGCACCGGTTGTTCTGGTGAATCACGCATTAACAGGCAATTCACAGGTGACCGGAGAGAAGGGATGGTGGAAAAGCCTGATTGGTCCGGGTGCTGTTATTGATACCGATTATTATACCGTACTGGCTTTCAATATACCGGGAAATGGCTATGAACAAAATCCGGATGAGCTGATTCCTAACTACACGGACTTTACAACAAAAGATATTGCCAGAATTTTTTGGGAAGGATTGGAATATTTAGGCATTCAAAAACTATTCGCTGTGATCGGAGGAAGTCTTGGCGGAGGAATTGCATGGGAAATGGCCTTTTTAAAACCAACGCAAATAAGAAACCTGATACCGGTTGCCACCGATTGGAAGGCCACCGATTGGTTAATTGCTAATGTTCTCGTACAGGATAAAATACTCAACAATTCTGAAAACCCGATTCACGACGCACGGCTACATGCCATGTTACTCTATCGGACACCGCTTTCCTTAAACCGGAAATTTAATCGGGAACAAGATAAAATCAGAGAAGAATATCTTGTGGAAGGTTGGTTACTGCATCATGGGGAGAAATTAAAAAACCGATTCCGGTTAGCATCGTATAAGCTGATGAATCATTTATTGAAAACCATAGGGGAATCAACTAATTGCGGTAGCTTTTTACGGTTTGCAAAAGAAACCGATGCCGCCATTCATTTGGTAGCTGTAGATAGCGATTATTTTTTTACAGCCGATCAAAACCGGGAAACATACGAAATTCTGAAACGAGTGAAAAATAACGTTTACTATCACGAAATTCAATCCATACACGGGCATGATGCCTTTCTGATTGAATTTGAACAATTAAATGGAATACTCCGTGACATATTTATAACAACTAAGCAAAAAGTAAAATGAAGATATTAAAATTTGGAGGAAAATCACTGGCTTACAACGGTGGTTTTGATAAAGTACTCCGCATTATCCAGGACAAAATAGAGAACAAGGAAAAAATAGCAGTGGTAGTTTCGGCCATCGGAAACGCAACCAACGAACTGGAACAAATTCTGGAAGCTGCCTCAAAAAACAAATCCTATACCGAACAACTGGAAACGTTTAAAAAGGAACAACAGGGCAATTCAAAAGTCGATTTGTCGGATGAATTTTCTCTGTTGGACAAATTATTTGAAGGTGTCTCCCTTTTAGGAGATTATAGTCCGAAAATTAAAGACAGCGTACTGGCACAAGGAGAAGTGATTGCCGCGAAAGTAGTAACGGAAGCCTTACAGCAAAAAGGGCTAAATGCTAACTTTTCTGATGCAAGATTACTGATAAAGACCGATACGAAATTCGGAAATGCCCAACCGCTGGAACAAACATCCCGAAAAAATATACTCAATCACTTCAAACAACATAACGGAACCACAATAAATGTCATCACAGGATTCATCGGATCGAATGTAAATGACGAAACCACAACACTGGGCCGTAACGGAAGCAATTATACCGCCTCATTAATTGCAAACTACCTCGAAGCTGAGGAATTACAAAATTATACCCATGTAGATGGTATTTATACCGCTAACCCGGATCTGGTAAAAGATGCCAAAAAAATTGACCGACTGTCATTTAATGAAGCAAATGAACTGGCCAACTTCGGAGCGACAATACTACACGCTAAAACCATTGTACCGCTTATTGAGAAAAATATCCCGCTTCGGGTACTAAATACGTTTAATCATACTAATAAAGGAACACTAATTACTGCTGTATCGGATAACGAAGGAATCAAAACACTCTCTGTAATGGATAATGTCGCTTTGATCAATCTCGAAGGAAGAGGATTGCTGGGAAGAACAGGAATCGATGCCCGAATATTCAGAGTTATGGCTGAAAATGATATCAGTGTGAGCATTATTTCTCAGGGATCGTCTGAAAGAGGTATCGGAATTGTAGTCGCTGCGGATAAAGCAACCAAAGCAATCGTCGGACTCGAAAGAGAATTTGAAAACGATTTTTACAATAAGGATGTCAGTAAGATTTCAGCTACGGATGATGTTGCGGTGATTTCAATTATCGGTCAGGATTTGAGTACGTTCCATAAACCGTACACGGCTTTAATCCGAAATAAAATCGTTCCGATATTGTTTAATAATACTGTGACCGGAAAGAATGTAAGCCTTGTCGTTCAGAAATCACAAACCCATAAGGCATTAAATGTAATCCACGGAGAAATCTTCGGCGTAGCTAAAAAAATCAATATCGCTGTTTTCGGACACGGATGGGTTGGCGGAACATTAATCGACCAGATTCTGGCTTCTGCCGAAAATATCGAAAAAGTAAAAGGAATAAAACTCAACATTTTTGCGATCGGAAATTCCAGAAAAGTACTACTGAATAAATCGGGAATTGCAACCGACTGGAAAGAACAACTGGAACAAACCGGAAAATTATACAGTGTGGATGATGTGATTGATTATGCTAATGAACATCATTTGGAAAACCTGATTGCTATTGACAATACAGCTAGTGCCGATTTTATAGAACATTATATTCCATTAGCCGAGAATAGCTTTGATCTGATCTCATCGAATAAAATAGCCAATACAGTCGGATATGATTTTTATGAGAAATTACGAAAAGTATTAGCTGAAAATCAAAAGACCTATTTGTATGAAACAAATGTGGGAGCGGGATTACCGTTAATCGATACCATTAAATTATTACACCTTTCCGGTGAGAATATTACAAAGATTAAAGGTGTCTTTTCCGGAACGTTAAGCTACCTGTTTAACCATTTTTCGGTTGAAGACAGACCGTTTAGTCAGGTATTACAGGAAGCGGTAGATAAAGGTTTTACCGAACCGGATCCGCGGGAAGATCTTAGCGGAAATGATGTCGCCCGAAAATTATTGATCCTTGCGAGGGAATTGGATCTGAAAAATGAATTTGAAGAAATTAAAGTACAAAACCTGATTCCGGAAGGATTACGCGGTGGTGATGCTCAGACTTTTTTAAGTCGGTTAACGGAATTGGATGCGCTTTATCAATCGGTTAAAGAAAACCAGCAACCGGGACATGTGCTACGTTATATCGGGGAATTGTCAGGGGATTTACAACAAGAAAAAGGAAATCTCGATGTAAAACTGGTTTCGGTTCCGGGTAATTCGGCATTAGGTCAGTTAAAAGGTTCGGATTCGATTTTTGAAATCTATACCGATTCCTATGGTGATCAACCGATAATTATTCAAGGAGCCGGAGCCGGAGCTTCTGTTACCGCAAGAGGTGTTTTTGGAGATATCTTACGATTATCCGAAAAGAAATAAAATAATTCAGAACAACAAAACATACAATAATATGAGCAACTTAGAATATGGGTTCGAAACGCAGGCCATCCGAACTCAGGCAGAACGAAGTCAATATCTGGAACATTCAGTGCCGTTATACCTGACTTCCAGTTTTATTTTTGAAGATGCGGAAGATATGAGAGCTTCTTTCGCAGAGGAAAAAGACCGAAATATTTATAGCCGTTTTACCAATCCGAATACCAGTGAATTCGTTGATAAGATGTGTAAAATGGAAGGAGCCGAGTCCGGTTATGCTTTTGCAACGGGAATGGCAGCAGTATATGCAACCTTCGCCGCTCTTTTAAATTCCGGTGATCATATCGTGTCGGCAAGTAGTGTGTTCGGTTCGACCCATACACTTTTTACTAAATATTTTCCGAAATGGAATATCACAACCAGCTATTTTA contains:
- a CDS encoding alpha/beta fold hydrolase produces the protein MSTLYKIDLFDFALENTVVKRWIPLYYQYFGLPIGTAPVVLVNHALTGNSQVTGEKGWWKSLIGPGAVIDTDYYTVLAFNIPGNGYEQNPDELIPNYTDFTTKDIARIFWEGLEYLGIQKLFAVIGGSLGGGIAWEMAFLKPTQIRNLIPVATDWKATDWLIANVLVQDKILNNSENPIHDARLHAMLLYRTPLSLNRKFNREQDKIREEYLVEGWLLHHGEKLKNRFRLASYKLMNHLLKTIGESTNCGSFLRFAKETDAAIHLVAVDSDYFFTADQNRETYEILKRVKNNVYYHEIQSIHGHDAFLIEFEQLNGILRDIFITTKQKVK
- the thrA gene encoding bifunctional aspartate kinase/homoserine dehydrogenase I; protein product: MKILKFGGKSLAYNGGFDKVLRIIQDKIENKEKIAVVVSAIGNATNELEQILEAASKNKSYTEQLETFKKEQQGNSKVDLSDEFSLLDKLFEGVSLLGDYSPKIKDSVLAQGEVIAAKVVTEALQQKGLNANFSDARLLIKTDTKFGNAQPLEQTSRKNILNHFKQHNGTTINVITGFIGSNVNDETTTLGRNGSNYTASLIANYLEAEELQNYTHVDGIYTANPDLVKDAKKIDRLSFNEANELANFGATILHAKTIVPLIEKNIPLRVLNTFNHTNKGTLITAVSDNEGIKTLSVMDNVALINLEGRGLLGRTGIDARIFRVMAENDISVSIISQGSSERGIGIVVAADKATKAIVGLEREFENDFYNKDVSKISATDDVAVISIIGQDLSTFHKPYTALIRNKIVPILFNNTVTGKNVSLVVQKSQTHKALNVIHGEIFGVAKKINIAVFGHGWVGGTLIDQILASAENIEKVKGIKLNIFAIGNSRKVLLNKSGIATDWKEQLEQTGKLYSVDDVIDYANEHHLENLIAIDNTASADFIEHYIPLAENSFDLISSNKIANTVGYDFYEKLRKVLAENQKTYLYETNVGAGLPLIDTIKLLHLSGENITKIKGVFSGTLSYLFNHFSVEDRPFSQVLQEAVDKGFTEPDPREDLSGNDVARKLLILARELDLKNEFEEIKVQNLIPEGLRGGDAQTFLSRLTELDALYQSVKENQQPGHVLRYIGELSGDLQQEKGNLDVKLVSVPGNSALGQLKGSDSIFEIYTDSYGDQPIIIQGAGAGASVTARGVFGDILRLSEKK